The Austwickia sp. genome includes a region encoding these proteins:
- the narJ gene encoding nitrate reductase molybdenum cofactor assembly chaperone, with protein sequence MRAAWQCASVLIGYPDDAVLGHLPMLRDVALRLPESCGTPLLRLIDDLAATDAETLRRQYVATFDYTRRCAPYLTYFAYGDTRKRGLALVEFKQAYRRCGVELADADAELPDHLGVVLEFGASADLTTALGLLLDHRAGLEVLRLALLEAGSRWADAVVAVCATLPALDGEETAAIARLVAQGPPSEDVGLTPYGELALDPRLDAYLNPRPADDVAWAQSQESAPSTSTPAREGARS encoded by the coding sequence ATGCGGGCGGCCTGGCAGTGCGCGTCGGTCCTCATCGGGTATCCGGACGACGCCGTGCTGGGACACCTCCCGATGCTGCGGGACGTCGCGCTGCGGCTGCCGGAGTCGTGCGGTACGCCGTTGCTGCGGCTGATCGACGACCTGGCCGCGACCGATGCCGAGACGCTGCGCCGCCAATACGTGGCGACGTTCGACTACACCCGCCGGTGCGCGCCGTACCTGACGTACTTCGCCTACGGCGACACCCGCAAGCGCGGGCTCGCCCTGGTGGAGTTCAAGCAGGCCTACCGGCGCTGCGGCGTCGAGCTGGCGGACGCCGACGCCGAGCTGCCCGACCACCTCGGGGTCGTGCTGGAGTTCGGGGCGAGCGCCGACCTGACCACGGCCCTGGGGCTGCTCCTGGACCACCGGGCCGGGCTGGAGGTGCTGCGGCTGGCGCTGCTGGAGGCCGGCTCGCGATGGGCCGACGCGGTGGTGGCGGTGTGCGCGACGCTGCCGGCTCTGGACGGCGAGGAGACCGCGGCGATCGCCCGGCTCGTCGCGCAGGGGCCGCCGAGCGAGGACGTGGGGCTCACGCCGTACGGCGAGCTCGCGCTCGACCCGCGCCTCGACGCCTACCTGAACCCGCGCCCCGCCGATGACGTGGCGTGGGCGCAGTCGCAGGAATCCGCGCCATCCACCTCGACACCAGCCCGCGAAGGAGCCCGCTCATGA
- the narH gene encoding nitrate reductase subunit beta, producing the protein MRIMAQMAMVMNLDKCIGCHTCSVTCKQAWTNRTGTEYVWFNNVETRPGLGYPRRYEDQDEWKGGWTLTGSGRLKLRAGGRLRKLASIFANPKMPSIQDYYEPWTYDYETLLNAPAQKHFPVARPHSLISGKPMNISWSANWDDDLGGSKETAHRDVMLKGIADKVKFEFEKTFMFYLPRICEHCLNPSCAASCPSGAIYKRTEDGIVLVDQDKCRGWRMCITGCPYKKVYFNHKTGKAEKCTFCFPRIEVGIPTVCAETCVGRLRYIGLMLYDADAVLAAASAPEQELYAAQRSVFLDPHDPAVIAEAERAGIPGDWIAAAQRSPVYRLIHDYEVALPLHPEYRTMPMVWYIPPLSPVVDVIRETGHDAEDAGNLFAALEALRIPVEYLANLFTAGDVAPVEAVLRRLAAMRAYMRDINLGRDPNGAIPASVGMGEEDMYEMFRLLALAKYDERYVIPTAHAEQAHSLEELATGCDVAAYDTAPRGVFGEGSGETTPIAVENFRMLQQRQTADALTPSGQGRVNLLNWDGKGMPEGMFPGEDGEREVRR; encoded by the coding sequence ATGCGCATCATGGCTCAGATGGCGATGGTGATGAACCTCGACAAGTGCATCGGGTGTCACACCTGCTCGGTCACCTGCAAGCAGGCCTGGACGAACCGCACCGGCACGGAGTACGTCTGGTTCAACAACGTCGAGACGCGCCCCGGGCTGGGTTATCCGCGCCGGTATGAGGACCAGGACGAGTGGAAGGGCGGCTGGACGCTGACCGGCTCCGGTCGGCTCAAGCTGCGCGCCGGCGGCCGACTGCGCAAGCTCGCCAGCATCTTCGCCAACCCCAAGATGCCCTCGATCCAGGATTACTACGAGCCCTGGACCTACGACTACGAGACGCTGCTCAACGCCCCGGCCCAGAAGCACTTCCCGGTGGCGCGGCCGCACTCGCTCATCTCCGGCAAGCCGATGAACATCTCCTGGTCGGCGAACTGGGATGACGACCTCGGCGGCTCGAAGGAGACGGCGCACCGGGACGTGATGCTCAAGGGCATCGCGGACAAGGTGAAGTTCGAGTTCGAGAAGACCTTCATGTTCTACCTGCCGCGCATCTGCGAGCACTGCCTCAACCCGAGTTGCGCGGCGTCGTGCCCCAGCGGGGCGATCTACAAGCGCACCGAGGACGGCATCGTCCTGGTCGACCAGGACAAGTGCCGCGGCTGGCGCATGTGCATCACCGGCTGCCCGTACAAGAAGGTCTATTTCAACCACAAGACCGGCAAGGCCGAGAAGTGCACGTTCTGCTTCCCGCGCATCGAGGTCGGCATCCCGACCGTGTGTGCGGAGACGTGCGTCGGTCGGCTGCGCTACATCGGGCTCATGCTGTACGACGCGGACGCCGTGCTTGCTGCGGCAAGCGCGCCGGAGCAGGAGCTGTACGCCGCGCAGCGCAGCGTCTTCCTCGACCCGCACGACCCGGCGGTCATCGCCGAGGCGGAGCGGGCCGGCATCCCCGGCGACTGGATCGCCGCGGCGCAGCGCTCCCCGGTCTACCGGCTGATCCACGACTACGAGGTGGCGCTGCCGCTGCACCCGGAGTACCGGACGATGCCGATGGTCTGGTACATCCCGCCGCTGTCGCCCGTCGTCGACGTCATCCGGGAGACCGGCCACGACGCGGAGGACGCCGGCAACCTGTTCGCGGCCCTTGAGGCGCTGCGCATCCCGGTCGAATACCTCGCCAACCTCTTCACCGCGGGCGACGTCGCCCCGGTCGAGGCGGTGCTGCGCCGGCTGGCCGCGATGCGCGCCTACATGCGCGACATCAACCTCGGGCGCGACCCGAACGGCGCGATCCCGGCGAGCGTCGGGATGGGCGAGGAGGACATGTACGAGATGTTCCGCCTCCTGGCCCTGGCCAAGTACGACGAGCGCTACGTGATCCCCACCGCGCACGCCGAGCAGGCGCACTCCCTGGAGGAGCTGGCCACCGGCTGCGACGTCGCCGCCTACGACACCGCACCCCGCGGCGTCTTCGGCGAGGGCTCCGGAGAGACCACGCCCATCGCCGTGGAGAACTTCCGGATGCTGCAGCAGCGGCAGACCGCCGACGCGCTCACCCCCTCGGGGCAGGGCCGCGTCAACCTGCTCAACTGGGACGGCAAGGGCATGCCCGAGGGGATGTTCCCCGGCGAGGACGGCGAGCGCGAGGTGCGGCGGTGA